One Spea bombifrons isolate aSpeBom1 chromosome 1, aSpeBom1.2.pri, whole genome shotgun sequence DNA window includes the following coding sequences:
- the FDX2 gene encoding ferredoxin-2, mitochondrial, with translation MASSFIRRGLRFSLSAGGPGCRYFKMTTLPGISQTPAGLGPAVTGKPVAPEDKNGRRALRTTAAFRSEGRKEAAELSEETVEVVFVDRSGRRIPVKGKVGESVLYLAHRFDIDLEGACESSLACSTCHVYVNLEVLDKLPEPDEREEDMLDMAPFLQENSRLGCQIFLTPELNGAEFTLPKITRNFYVDGHVPKPH, from the exons ATGGCTTCATCCTTCATACGGAGAGGATTGCGTTTCTCTCTAAGCGCCGGAGGACCCGGCTGTAGGTACTTTAAAATGACGACGCTCCCTGGGATATCGCAGACACCGGCAGGGCTCGGTCCGGCTGTGACGGGGAAGCCGGTGGCCCCGGAGGATAAGAACGGCAGAAGAGCTTTGCGGACTACAG ctgcgTTCCGGTCCGAAGGACGTAAAGAAGCCGCCGAGCTCTCAGAGGAAAC CGTGGAGGTCGTGTTTGTGGACAGATCGGGGAGGCGCATCCCTGTGAAAGGGAAGGTCGGGGAGAGCGTGTTATACCTGGCCCATCGCTTCGATATCGACTTGGAAG GAGCCTGTGAATCGTCTCTCGCCTGTTCCACGTGTCACGTTTACGTCAACCTGGAGGTTTTGGATAAACTCCCTGAGCCGGATGAAAG GGAAGAAGATATGCTGGACATGGCGCCGTTCCTACAGGAGAACTCCAGACTTGGATGCCAGATCTTCCTCACCCCGGAGCTCAACGGAGCCGAGTTCACCCTCCCCAAAATCACTAGAAACTTTTACGTGGACGGGCACGTGCCAAAACCCCACTGA
- the HAUS1 gene encoding HAUS augmin-like complex subunit 1 — translation MEDKSAKIVAWLRKMYGDRPVPQYEVNSRNVEILYQLAEWNETRDRDLSLVTQDLKQKSAEVQAEAKCLQDLLTDSLGPSYMNLSRMGNNYLNQLVDSCLALELKDSSLASYIPAVNELSAELVAIEASNEEMELELTNLRKKLTEALVLEKSLEEDLKKAEEQCNFEKVKVDVRSQNMKKLKDKSEEYKYKIQAAKDQLAAAGMEDSLSHRCLVSLSETLSGLKEESTATKEKLKSYLDLTPNPSLVKVKIEEAKRDLKATEAELTAKVNTMEFVLPEQNKRRLN, via the exons ATGGAAGACAAGAGCGCCAAG ATTGTCGCTTGGCTGAGGAAGATGTACGGCGACCGGCCGGTGCCGCAGTACGAAGTAAACTCCAGGAACGTAGAGATCTTGTACCAGCTGGCGGAGTGGAATGAAACGCGGGATCGGGATTTATCTCTGGTCACTCAGGACCTAAAACAGAAGTCCGCGGAGGTCCAAGCAGAAG caaaatGCCTGCAGGATCTGCTTACAGACAGTCTGGGTCCCTCCTACATGAACCTCTCGCGCATGGGCAACAACTATCTCAATCAGTTAGTTGATAGCTGTCTGGCCCTTGAACTAAAGGACTCCTCGTTGGCGAG TTACATCCCTGCTGTGAATGAGCTGAGCGCGGAGCTGGTGGCGATAGAGGCGAGCAACGAAGAAATGGAGTTAGAATTAACCAACTTGAGGAAAAAACTGACTGAAGCTTTAGTGCTGGAAAAATCCTTAGAAGA GGATCTGAAGAAGGCGGAAGAACAGTGCAACTTTGAGAAGGTGAAAGTTGACGTCCGTTCCCAAAACATGAAGAAATTGAAAGACAAATCAGaagaatataaatacaaaatccaGGCTGCCAAA GACCAGCTTGCGGCTGCTGGTATGGAGGACTCGCTCAGCCATCGGTGTCTCGTTTCGCTGTCCGAG ACGCTGTCCGGACTTAAAGAGGAATCCACGGCCACGAAGGAGAAGCTGAAATCTTACCTGGACCTAACGCCT AACCCGTCGCTCGTTAAAGTGAAGATCGAAGAAGCAAAGAGAGATCTG AAAGCCACTGAGGCAGAACTAACGGCCAAGGTGAACACGATGGAGTTTGTGTTACCGGAGCAGAACAAGAGGAGATTGAACTGA
- the ATP5F1A gene encoding ATP synthase subunit alpha, mitochondrial, giving the protein MLSVRVATTLARTLPRQAGVVSKKALGAAFVATRNLHASGAWLQKTGTAEVSSILEERILGADISADLEETGRVLSIGDGIARVYGLRNVQAEEMVEFSSGLKGMSLNLEPDNVGVVVFGNDKLIKEGDIVKRTGAIVDVPVGEELLGRVVDALGNAIDGKGPLGAKIRRRVGLKAPGIIPRISVREPMQTGIKAVDSLVPIGRGQRELIIGDRQTGKTSIAIDTIINQKRFNEGTDEKKKLYCIYVAIGQKRSTVAQLVKRLTNADAMKYTIVVSATASDAAPLQYLAPYSGCSMGEYFRDNGKHALIIYDDLSKQAVAYRQMSLLLRRPPGREAYPGDVFYLHSRLLERAAKMNDQFGGGSLTALPVIETQAGDVSAYIPTNVISITDGQIFLETELFYKGIRPAINVGLSVSRVGSAAQTRAMKQVAGTMKLELAQYREVAAFAQFGSDLDAATQQLLNRGVRLTELLKQGQYDPMAIEEQVTVIYAGVRGHLDKMEPNKITKFENAFLAHIKSQHQELLATIRADGKITEQTDAKLKEIVVNFLSTFDA; this is encoded by the exons ATGCTGTCAGTCCGCGTAGCCACCACCCTTGCTCGCACCCTGCCTCGCCAGGCAGGAGTG GTGTCCAAGAAAGCTCTTGGGGCAGCTTTTGTTGCTACAAGGAACCTCCATGCCTCTGGAGCATGGCTTCAAAAGACCG GGACTGCCGAAGTGTCCTCCATCCTGGAAGAGCGCATCCTCGGTGCCGACATCAGCGCTGACCTAGAGGAGACCGGACGCGTGCTTTCCATCGGTGACGGTATTGCCCGTGTCTACGGCCTCAGGAACGTCCAGGCAGAGGAGATGGTGGAGTTCTCCTCTGGACTGAAG GGCATGTCCTTGAACTTGGAGCCTGACAACGTTGGTGTTGTGGTGTTCGGTAACGACAAACTCATCAAGGAAGGTGATATTGTGAAGAGAACTGGAGCAATCGTGGATGTACCTGTAGGTGAAGAGCTTCTTGGCCGTGTTGTGGATGCCCTGGGTAATGCCATTGATGGCAAG GGCCCTCTTGGCGCAAAGATCCGCAGGAGAGTGGGTCTGAAGGCCCCAGGAATCATTCCCCGTATCTCCGTGCGGGAGCCCATGCAGACTGGTATTAAGGCTGTGGACAGTCTGGTGCCCATCGGCCGTGGCCAGCGTGAGCTGATTATTGGAGACAGGCAGACCGG AAAAACCTCAATTGCTATTGACACAATCATCAATCAGAAGAGGTTCAACGAGGGCACCGATGAGAAGAAGAAACTGTACTGTATCTACGTTGCCATCGGTCAGAAGAGGTCCACAGTGGCTCAGCTTGTCAAGAGGCTGACTAATGCAG ATGCCATGAAGTACACCATCGTGGTGTCCGCCACAGCTTCTGATGCTGCTCCACTGCAGTACCTGGCCCCATACTCCGGCTGCTCCATGGGAGAATACTTCAGAGACAACGGAAAGCACGCCCTGATCATCTATGACGATTTATCCAAGCAG GCTGTGGCTTACCGTCAGATGTCTCTGCTGCTGCGTCGTCCCCCCGGCCGTGAGGCTTACCCCGGTGATGTCTTCTATCTGCACTCCCGTCTGCTGGAAAGAGCAGCCAAAATGAATGACCAGTTCGGCGGCGGCTCCCTGACTGCTCTCCCTGTCATCGAAACACAGGCCGGCGATGTGTCCGCTTATATTCCAACAAACGTCATCTCCATTACTGATGGACAG ATTTTCTTGGAAACTGAGCTGTTCTACAAGGGTATCCGACCTGCCATCAACGTTGGTCTGTCTGTGTCCCGTGTAGGTTCAGCTGCTCAGACCAGAGCCATGAAGCAG GTGGCCGGTACCATGAAGCTGGAGCTGGCCCAGTACCGTGAGGTTGCTGCTTTCGCCCAGTTCGGTTCTGATTTGGATGCTGCCACTCAACAGCTCCTGAACCGCGGTGTGCGTCTGACTGAGCTGCTGAAGCAGGGACAGTACG ATCCCATGGCCATTGAGGAGCAGGTCACCGTTATCTATGCTGGTGTGAGAGGCCATCTGGATAAGATGGAGCCCAACAAGATCACAAAATTCGAGAATGCTTTCCTTGCTCACATCAAGAGCCAGCACCAGGAACTTCTTGCCACCATCAG GGCCGACGGAAAGATCACCGAGCAGACGGACGCCAAGCTGAAAGAAATCGTCGTAAACTTCCTCTCTACATTCGACGCATAA